Proteins encoded within one genomic window of Arachis ipaensis cultivar K30076 chromosome B08, Araip1.1, whole genome shotgun sequence:
- the LOC107613701 gene encoding G-type lectin S-receptor-like serine/threonine-protein kinase SD2-5: MMRNRWSFFQIMGTLVLLVIMLLCEVCLGGVQFVGKVYPGSIKGAQMNWVDKDGKFLASSSGKFTFGFATTADDITKFLVVIVHVKSNTLIWTANRAVPIANTDKFEFDEKGNVVLNKGETVVWSTNTSGKGVSSMELQDNGNLVLLGKDNTTIIWQSFNYPTNTLLPGQNFTEGMKLVSDPSPNNLTYSLEFNSGDVKLYAGFKTPQPYWSTQSDNRMIINQNGGVVALATLAEKSWRFYDKSRVFLRQFIFVDLSGNNGTWVAVLGSNGLITFFDLEAGGSNSPSQATIPQGSCNTPETCDPYSICTGNNKCNCPSVLPCKPGFDSACSDKSITLMKGDDGLNYVALQFLKPFSKTNLEGCQKSCNGNCSCLAMFFHLSSGNCFLLDDIGSFQKPSTDSGYVSYIKISSDGRGSSNGGGGSSNKHTIVTVIIVIVTLLVISCLLFVGIRCYRRKPNVPESQEENSEEDNFLENLTGMPIRYSYKDLEAATNHFSVKLGQGGFGSVYKGVLPDRTQVAVKQLEGIGQGKKEFRAEVSIIGSIHHVHLVKLRGFCVEGTNRLLAYEYMANGSLDKWIFKKNNGEFRLDWDTRFNIALGTAKGLAYLHEDCDSKIIHCDIKPENVLLDDHFMAKVSDFGLAKLMNREQSHVFTTLRGTRGYLAPEWITNYAISEKSDVYSYGMVLLEIIAGRKNYDPSETSEKSHFPSYAMKMMEEGKLREILDSELKEDVNDERVHIAIKVALWCIQEDMAMRPSMTKVVQMLEGLCTVPKPPTSSANLGSRLFTNVFSLSEGATTSSGPSDCNSDAYLSAVRLSGPR, from the coding sequence ATGATGAGAAATCGTTGGTCTTTCTTTCAAATTATGGGTACCTTGGTGTTATTGGTTATCATGCTTTTGTGTGAAGTGTGTTTGGGAGGTGTCCAATTTGTTGGTAAGGTGTATCCAGGATCCATCAAAGGTGCTCAAATGAACTGGGTTGATAAGGATGGCAAGTTCCTTGCATCAAGCAGTGGGAAATTCACCTTTGGATTTGCCACCACTGCTGATGATATTACAAAGTTCCTAGTAGTGATTGTTCATGTTAAGAGCAACACTCTGATCTGGACTGCAAATCGAGCAGTCCCCATTGCAAATACTGACAAATTTGAGTTTGATGAAAAGGGAAATGTCGTCTTGAATAAGGGTGAAACAGTTGTGTGGTCTACAAACACAAGTGGCAAGGGTGTTTCTTCAATGGAATTGCAAGACAATGGAAATTTGGTGTTGCTTGGAAAGGATAATACAACAATTATATGGCAGAGTTTCAATTATCCAACAAATACATTGTTGCCAGGACAGAACTTCACAGAGGGAATGAAACTAGTCAGTGATCCTAGCCCCAACAACTTGACCTATTCTCTTGAGTTCAATTCAGGAGATGTCAAACTCTATGCTGGTTTCAAGACTCCTCAGCCTTATTGGTCTACGCAGAGTGATAATCGCATGATCATCAATCAAAATGGCGGTGTGGTGGCTTTGGCAACGCTTGCCGAAAAATCGTGGAGGTTCTATGACAAGAGCAGGGTTTTTTTGCGGCAATTCATTTTTGTTGATCTTTCAGGTAATAATGGCACTTGGGTTGCTGTCTTGGGTTCAAATGGGTTAATCACTTTCTTTGATCTTGAAGCCGGAGGATCGAATTCGCCTTCCCAGGCAACAATACCACAAGGATCTTGCAATACGCCTGAAACTTGTGATCCATATAGCATCTGCACAGGGAACAATAAGTGTAACTGCCCTTCTGTTCTGCCTTGCAAGCCAGGTTTCGACTCTGCCTGCAGCGATAAATCCATCACTTTGATGAAAGGTGATGATGGACTCAATTACGTTGCGCTCCAATTTCTTAAGCCGTTTTCGAAGACCAATTTGGAAGGTTGCCAAAAATCTTGCAACGGAAATTGCTCATGCCTTGCCATGTTCTTCCACCTTAGTTCAGGAAACTGTTTCCTATTGGATGACATAGGTAGTTTTCAGAAACCTAGCACTGATTCTGGTTATGTTTCTTACATCAAAATCTCTAGTGATGGAAGAGGTAGTAGCAACGGGGGTGGTGGAAGTAGCAATAAGCACACTATAGTCACAGTGATCATTGTCATAGTAACACTGCTTGTGATTTCTTGCTTGCTCTTTGTGGGAATTAGGTGCTACCGGAGGAAGCCAAATGTACCCGAGTCACAAGAGGAGAATTCGGAAGAGGACAACTTCTTGGAGAATCTAACAGGTATGCCAATCCGTTACAGCTACAAGGATCTAGAAGCTGCTACAAATCACTTCTCTGTAAAGCTTGGACAAGGCGGTTTCGGCTCGGTTTACAAAGGAGTGCTACCAGATCGGACTCAAGTAGCAGTGAAGCAGTTGGAAGGTATTGGCCAAGGGAAGAAAGAGTTTAGAGCTGAAGTAAGCATCATTGGAAGCATCCATCACGTGCATTTGGTTAAGCTCAGAGGATTCTGTGTTGAAGGTACTAACAGGCTTCTTGCTTATGAGTACATGGCCAATGGATCATTGGACAAATGGATATTCAAGAAGAACAATGGTGAGTTTCGGTTGGATTGGGATACAAGGTTCAACATAGCGCTCGGCACAGCAAAAGGTCTCGCTTACCTTCACGAAGATTGCGACTCAAAGATCATCCATTGTGACATCAAGCCGGAAAATGTGCTTCTAGATGATCATTTCATGGCAAAAGTATCCGATTTTGGCCTGGCTAAGCTCATGAACAGAGAACAAAGCCATGTCTTCACAACACTAAGAGGAACTCGAGGGTACCTCGCCCCCGAGTGGATAACAAACTACGCCATATCAGAGAAGAGTGATGTTTACAGCTACGGAATGGTGCTGCTAGAGATCATCGCCGGAAGGAAGAACTATGATCCATCTGAAACCTCAGAGAAATCACATTTCCCAAGCTACGCTATGAAGATGATGGAAGAAGGGAAACTGAGGGAAATCCTTGACTCAGAGTTGAAAGAAGATGTAAATGATGAAAGGGTTCATATAGCTATAAAAGTTGCATTGTGGTGCATACAAGAAGACATGGCAATGAGGCCTTCAATGACCAAAGTAGTGCAAATGCTGGAAGGTCTTTGCACTGTTCCTAAGCCACCAACAAGTTCTGCTAACCTGGGTTCTCGCCTTTTCACCAATGTCTTCAGTCTCAGTGAAGGAGCCACAACTTCTTCAGGTCCATCAGATTGTAACAGTGATGCATATCTCTCTGCTGTTCGTCTTTCAGGACCAAGATAA